From a single Bacillus sp. NEB1478 genomic region:
- a CDS encoding MFS transporter: protein MIDLLRNNNARLIILNTLFSGLGSGIIIIGVSWYLVQLDPQNGGSLGLPMLISAVVTFFLAPYLGVFIDRYSRKRFFMGLQFTMIFLNTALVFAGMLFSFNLIVLTLIYLTGTLYFTVHYPVLNALVQELFSSNQYKEVNSLLEIEGQTASMVSGAMAAMLLAPLGLTGLLWINVLLYVLSAITLFFVSYQSKEKVVNRGKKRIMMEFLEGLHYLKQNQKLAWFFLLTFSPYLLVLMSNYLNPIYVSVMLDGRSNTFAIAEFTYAFGAISIGFLINQFSKRFSETIQIIIFMFFIGISFYSLSFLHMNTLLWTVMAIMGFCNAGSRIIRNTLIMVHVPPQYLGRVNTTYQVLTTLFRVVLLTVFSGIMSKDLITYLYAGLGVALLLFSIISLPLSKSVILEKTPESKLKAAK from the coding sequence ATGATTGATTTACTTCGTAACAACAATGCAAGGCTAATCATCCTGAACACATTATTTTCTGGGCTTGGTTCAGGGATTATTATTATTGGAGTCTCATGGTACCTGGTCCAATTAGATCCTCAAAATGGGGGAAGCCTTGGGTTGCCAATGTTAATTTCAGCGGTAGTAACATTCTTTCTCGCTCCATATCTTGGTGTATTTATCGATCGATACTCAAGGAAACGTTTTTTCATGGGGTTACAGTTTACAATGATTTTTTTGAATACTGCTTTAGTTTTTGCGGGCATGCTATTTTCTTTTAACTTAATTGTCTTAACACTCATTTACTTAACAGGAACCCTCTACTTTACAGTTCATTACCCAGTTTTAAATGCCCTCGTACAGGAATTATTTTCAAGCAATCAATACAAAGAAGTAAATAGTCTATTGGAAATCGAAGGACAAACCGCTTCGATGGTTTCTGGAGCAATGGCAGCCATGCTATTGGCACCACTCGGCTTAACCGGATTGCTCTGGATCAATGTACTGTTATACGTTCTATCAGCCATTACATTGTTTTTTGTTTCCTATCAATCTAAAGAAAAAGTAGTAAACAGAGGTAAGAAAAGAATCATGATGGAGTTTTTAGAAGGATTGCATTACTTAAAACAAAACCAAAAGCTCGCTTGGTTTTTCTTATTGACCTTCTCACCATATCTTTTAGTACTGATGAGTAATTATCTCAATCCTATCTATGTCTCGGTGATGCTTGATGGTCGATCAAACACATTTGCCATAGCTGAATTCACTTACGCATTTGGAGCAATTTCCATCGGCTTTTTAATTAATCAATTTAGTAAGCGTTTTTCAGAAACCATTCAAATTATTATTTTTATGTTTTTTATCGGAATCTCTTTCTATAGTCTTTCCTTTTTACACATGAATACCCTCCTCTGGACAGTTATGGCTATCATGGGCTTTTGTAATGCAGGCAGTCGAATCATTAGAAACACACTGATTATGGTACACGTTCCACCTCAATATCTGGGTCGTGTAAACACAACTTACCAAGTCCTCACAACACTTTTTAGAGTGGTTCTTCTTACAGTTTTCTCTGGAATCATGAGTAAAGATCTTATCACTTACTTATACGCAGGTTTAGGCGTTGCATTGCTCCTGTTCTCTATTATCTCTCTTCCATTAAGTAAGTCAGTGATTTTAGAAAAAACACCGGAATCAAAATTAAAAGCAGCTAAGTAA
- a CDS encoding TcaA 3rd/4th domain-containing protein has translation MDFCTNCGSPLQKDTQFCNECGTEITSTESNKMIQQTTKNEYKKAPLAKKKKRLLIAAGIGAAVLLGAYKTGDVLTDKDRLIDNFETALNEKDSEEIADLLTSNDKKLKIDDISVKGFVKYIDENPEEVENIISLLRKQSEYEEQKVAKTNDFFDEFAEDYLNDNVVTLEKNGKFLFYDNYELNINSVYLTVGTNYKNTTLYLNDKKVGKSNKPDYEKKIGPFLPGIYTLEAKLKTDFVDLVSKDKVSLINQGKEAYKSINLDGEDIYLESNIDSESGVKGKLFINGKDVGVNPFKNPTFGPVLTDGSMTLAVEAKFPWGTIKTDKMKIEDNNIMVDLTNNKEFKKMLMDTIVKHDKEWIVAYTSGDAKKISNTTNEYEEKISNEIQEAKDNDIYFKGKYLATTFDLDSFNVFHDGDSWKVNVDTKQDYYSDFYYEDDTPELEDDEEYWTYELTYNQNSKNWLINSTSQSYGFDSENVKTVKEKEPKEYVSAWASASASTEESTSISDDNVDALMSNYINGFVEAVNYGDYSYVSSYIKPGSSLDKAQQSVVKSLSEKGISEEVVTYNVDDWSQDGDILIIKTTEEISISEGGSTKTKKYNWTYTADLDNGELMLTNIK, from the coding sequence ATGGATTTTTGCACAAATTGTGGTAGTCCACTACAAAAAGATACTCAGTTCTGTAATGAATGTGGAACAGAAATAACTTCAACTGAGTCTAACAAAATGATTCAACAAACAACAAAAAACGAGTACAAGAAAGCTCCATTGGCTAAGAAGAAGAAAAGACTTTTAATTGCAGCAGGTATAGGTGCAGCCGTACTTTTAGGAGCTTACAAAACTGGCGATGTCCTTACTGATAAAGACCGTTTGATTGATAACTTTGAAACAGCATTAAATGAAAAAGATTCAGAAGAAATTGCTGATTTACTTACATCTAATGACAAGAAGTTAAAAATTGATGACATAAGTGTAAAAGGTTTTGTGAAATACATAGATGAAAATCCTGAAGAAGTAGAGAATATTATTTCCTTATTACGAAAACAATCGGAGTATGAAGAACAAAAAGTTGCCAAAACCAATGATTTTTTTGATGAATTTGCAGAAGATTACTTAAATGATAATGTAGTAACGTTAGAAAAGAATGGTAAATTTTTGTTTTATGATAACTATGAGCTTAATATTAATTCTGTTTACCTAACAGTAGGTACAAACTATAAAAATACTACATTATATTTAAATGATAAAAAGGTAGGAAAATCTAATAAACCCGATTATGAGAAAAAAATTGGTCCTTTTCTTCCAGGTATATATACACTGGAAGCTAAATTAAAGACTGATTTTGTTGATCTGGTGTCAAAAGATAAAGTTTCATTAATTAATCAAGGTAAGGAAGCTTACAAATCTATAAACCTTGATGGTGAAGATATTTATTTAGAATCAAATATTGATTCAGAATCAGGTGTTAAAGGGAAATTGTTTATTAATGGAAAAGATGTCGGAGTAAATCCGTTTAAGAACCCTACTTTTGGACCGGTACTTACAGATGGTTCTATGACACTGGCTGTTGAAGCAAAGTTTCCTTGGGGAACTATCAAAACAGATAAAATGAAAATTGAAGATAACAATATCATGGTTGATTTAACAAATAATAAAGAATTTAAAAAGATGTTAATGGACACAATCGTTAAACATGATAAAGAATGGATTGTCGCTTATACTTCTGGAGATGCAAAAAAAATCTCTAATACTACAAACGAATATGAAGAAAAGATCTCCAATGAAATCCAAGAAGCTAAAGATAATGATATTTATTTTAAAGGTAAATATCTTGCTACTACCTTTGACCTGGATTCATTTAATGTGTTTCACGATGGTGATTCTTGGAAGGTTAATGTAGATACTAAGCAAGATTATTATTCCGATTTTTATTATGAAGATGATACACCTGAATTAGAAGATGATGAAGAGTATTGGACATATGAACTTACATACAATCAAAATAGTAAGAATTGGCTTATAAATAGCACTAGTCAATCGTACGGTTTTGATTCAGAAAATGTAAAGACAGTGAAAGAAAAAGAGCCTAAAGAATATGTAAGTGCTTGGGCATCTGCAAGTGCCTCTACCGAAGAATCCACTTCTATTTCTGATGACAATGTTGATGCTCTTATGTCTAATTATATTAATGGCTTTGTTGAAGCTGTCAATTATGGTGATTATAGCTATGTTTCCTCTTATATTAAACCTGGAAGTTCATTAGATAAAGCTCAGCAATCTGTTGTTAAAAGCTTGAGTGAAAAGGGGATCTCTGAAGAAGTTGTAACTTATAATGTAGATGATTGGTCACAAGATGGAGATATTCTTATCATCAAAACTACTGAGGAAATTTCCATAAGTGAAGGTGGCTCTACAAAAACTAAGAAATATAACTGGACTTATACTGCTGACTTAGATAACGGAGAGTTAATGTTAACGAATATAAAATAA
- the asnB gene encoding asparagine synthase (glutamine-hydrolyzing), giving the protein MCRIFGYIGPEKVAESVLREVSNLQLAGGPDQQSFKNGVGWAIGNNRLSIVDLDNGEQPYELGEHISVVFNGEIYNHEALRKELVQKGYVFNDHCDGSILPAMYFEYGKDFVRYLDGMFAIAVIDTRNDLHTLLLATDPIGIKSLYYYWDEAKGAFYFSSELPSLLGFENIPKNLWLQGVDSYLTTKAIFGERTMFEGIYTIPASSFLEVRPGACPEVSKWKTYLTASKPIEGYEASSQSLLSYLTNEVKGLLEADVPISTINSGGLDSSLITAIASQHKKGIHSFNIAYKGDWPFDEKAFAREVAEKNGTIHHQVTIDPKEFQNIIPQVVKQLGQPNADPITLSTYSLFEAINQAGFKVAVSGDGADEMFGGYDRYKEAMTCMGDWIRPYVDSLGAVNQSIRESLYSSDYTAYLNEKGRMGKAIEEKLKSKNGNRLDTILEFERSYRLPNYHLRRVDHLSMAHSVEVRVPFCQPRIVNFASQLTDDERIKGEQVKRILYRSADGLLPHSVLHRKKQPFTLPINAMMRPGLPLFTFIQEALNYDTIRNQNLFNVKTIDQLLNQQAHEPSDKNALALWSVMMFQLWSTQYDVSIGSHSAKVEVLI; this is encoded by the coding sequence ATGTGTAGAATCTTTGGTTACATTGGACCAGAAAAGGTAGCGGAGAGCGTTCTAAGAGAAGTATCAAATTTACAGTTAGCCGGTGGACCGGATCAGCAATCCTTTAAAAATGGGGTTGGCTGGGCGATTGGGAACAACCGACTTTCCATTGTTGATCTAGATAACGGAGAACAGCCATACGAACTAGGTGAACATATCAGCGTGGTTTTTAACGGTGAAATTTATAACCATGAAGCTCTTCGCAAGGAATTAGTACAAAAAGGTTATGTTTTTAATGACCACTGTGACGGCTCAATTCTCCCAGCAATGTACTTTGAGTATGGAAAAGATTTTGTGCGGTATCTTGATGGTATGTTTGCCATTGCGGTTATTGATACTCGAAACGATTTGCATACGCTTTTATTAGCGACAGATCCAATCGGAATAAAATCACTGTATTACTACTGGGATGAAGCCAAAGGAGCTTTTTATTTCTCATCTGAACTTCCCTCTCTCCTTGGGTTTGAAAATATTCCGAAAAACCTATGGCTTCAAGGGGTCGATTCGTACCTGACAACAAAAGCTATTTTCGGTGAACGTACGATGTTTGAAGGAATCTATACGATTCCCGCTTCTTCGTTTTTAGAAGTTAGACCAGGGGCTTGCCCTGAAGTAAGTAAGTGGAAAACTTATTTAACAGCGTCCAAACCAATCGAGGGATATGAAGCCTCGAGTCAATCATTGCTATCCTATTTAACAAATGAGGTGAAGGGGCTTCTTGAGGCTGATGTGCCTATTTCTACAATTAACAGCGGTGGTCTCGATTCAAGTCTGATTACTGCGATCGCGAGCCAACATAAAAAAGGCATCCATTCGTTCAACATCGCATACAAGGGTGACTGGCCATTCGATGAGAAAGCTTTTGCTAGAGAAGTAGCTGAGAAGAACGGTACGATTCACCATCAAGTGACAATTGATCCAAAAGAATTCCAAAATATCATTCCCCAGGTTGTGAAGCAGCTCGGTCAGCCTAACGCAGATCCAATTACTTTAAGTACCTATTCACTATTTGAAGCTATAAATCAAGCGGGATTTAAGGTTGCTGTGTCTGGAGATGGAGCAGATGAAATGTTCGGAGGATATGATCGCTATAAAGAAGCGATGACTTGCATGGGAGATTGGATACGTCCATACGTCGATTCATTGGGAGCTGTAAATCAGAGTATCCGTGAGAGTCTATATAGTTCCGATTACACGGCATACCTAAATGAAAAAGGCAGAATGGGAAAAGCAATTGAAGAAAAACTGAAAAGTAAAAACGGTAATCGTCTTGATACGATTTTGGAGTTCGAACGATCATATCGGTTACCTAACTATCACCTTCGTCGTGTAGATCACTTGAGTATGGCTCATTCTGTTGAAGTGAGAGTGCCGTTCTGTCAGCCACGTATCGTCAATTTTGCAAGTCAACTCACGGATGATGAGCGCATCAAGGGAGAACAAGTAAAACGTATTCTGTATCGTTCAGCAGATGGATTGCTTCCACATTCCGTTTTACACAGAAAGAAGCAGCCGTTTACGCTTCCTATTAATGCGATGATGAGACCGGGTCTTCCTTTGTTTACCTTTATTCAGGAAGCGCTAAATTACGATACCATCCGAAACCAGAATTTATTTAATGTAAAGACAATTGATCAGTTGTTGAATCAACAGGCGCATGAGCCGAGCGATAAGAATGCTCTTGCATTATGGTCTGTAATGATGTTCCAGCTCTGGTCAACGCAATATGATGTTTCGATCGGCTCTCATTCCGCCAAAGTAGAGGTTTTGATTTAA
- a CDS encoding zinc ribbon domain-containing protein: MVCSKCQHENTGGKFCGKCGNSLLADVTNEVAATSVPTHSAQQPNVHVENAKKVTKMYFGYFMNILKSPYSQSKSIGTEHFINGLITVALYALFIPLMVYLGLKDTIGIFHDSPFFTFVVKPSFGYAVFIMLVASYSFAAIKLGKVQVSYQAVIARFGSLLVPFVGMFGLALLFAVLEIKFFVLILFIGFIGSIFTVPALTISSFKKDTSSGLDVVYGTILTYVATFITLGIMANILLEAIKNALEQWFGSFFF, translated from the coding sequence ATGGTTTGTAGTAAGTGTCAACATGAAAATACAGGGGGAAAGTTTTGTGGAAAATGCGGAAATAGTTTGTTAGCAGATGTAACAAATGAAGTAGCTGCGACTTCTGTTCCCACACATTCTGCACAACAGCCAAATGTTCATGTGGAGAATGCAAAAAAAGTAACAAAAATGTATTTCGGGTATTTTATGAACATTTTAAAAAGCCCATATTCTCAGTCTAAATCAATTGGCACCGAACATTTTATAAATGGACTAATCACCGTGGCATTGTATGCATTATTTATTCCATTGATGGTGTATCTAGGTTTAAAAGATACAATCGGAATTTTTCACGATTCACCATTTTTTACTTTTGTCGTTAAGCCCTCATTTGGTTATGCTGTTTTTATCATGTTAGTTGCAAGTTATTCATTTGCCGCTATAAAATTAGGAAAAGTTCAAGTTAGCTATCAAGCTGTTATCGCTAGGTTTGGAAGTCTATTAGTACCATTTGTTGGTATGTTTGGTCTAGCTTTATTATTTGCAGTTTTAGAGATTAAATTTTTTGTACTTATCTTATTTATTGGTTTTATCGGATCTATTTTTACAGTTCCTGCTTTAACAATATCAAGTTTCAAAAAAGACACTAGTAGTGGATTGGATGTCGTTTACGGAACCATTCTTACATATGTGGCTACCTTTATTACTCTTGGTATTATGGCAAATATTTTATTAGAAGCCATAAAGAATGCTTTAGAGCAATGGTTTGGCAGCTTCTTTTTTTAA
- a CDS encoding acyl-CoA dehydrogenase family protein yields METAGIAVKSNLDYILHVLEQNAACADEVGETSAESLQALRESGLLGSFVPFSYGGLGKSILDATRIIERLGSVDPSVAIIAFQHMSVISRILEWGTEEQKNKYLPLLASGEWIAASAWSEKGAGANKQNLGTIAQPLGNDKWKVSGEKTFTTGAGLADLYLVLVQTGENQADFLYGNSGQSFFLIETNTPGVSANSRLNLSGMRGSSTGFIEMDDCIVSSDALLGSVGQAPSIISHIRESGMSLGAVSVGISDRVLALAKAHLIKRNLANNQIFHFKMSELSTLLEASRSLVERAASGDDELRGSLSYQSKVFASEVSEKICRDCQQIMGGGGYMRGQAIERLTRDSRAVALMGPVNDLAKEITGREMMI; encoded by the coding sequence ATGGAAACAGCCGGTATTGCTGTAAAAAGTAACTTGGATTACATTCTGCATGTACTTGAACAGAACGCTGCGTGTGCAGATGAAGTTGGTGAAACTTCCGCTGAATCCTTACAAGCCCTCCGAGAGTCGGGTCTGTTAGGATCTTTTGTACCATTTTCTTATGGGGGACTAGGAAAAAGCATTCTCGATGCTACTCGCATCATTGAGAGACTAGGTTCAGTCGATCCCTCAGTTGCAATTATTGCTTTTCAGCATATGTCGGTCATCTCCAGAATTTTGGAGTGGGGGACAGAGGAACAAAAAAATAAATATTTACCTTTACTTGCCTCAGGTGAATGGATTGCAGCTTCTGCCTGGTCTGAAAAAGGAGCGGGAGCCAACAAACAGAACCTAGGAACCATTGCTCAGCCTCTTGGAAACGATAAATGGAAGGTTTCAGGCGAAAAAACTTTTACTACTGGTGCTGGACTCGCTGATTTGTATTTAGTTCTTGTGCAAACTGGGGAGAATCAAGCTGACTTTCTTTATGGTAACTCGGGTCAATCGTTTTTTTTGATTGAAACCAATACACCTGGTGTTTCTGCAAACTCCAGACTGAACCTATCAGGTATGAGAGGTTCATCGACTGGCTTTATTGAGATGGACGATTGTATTGTTTCTTCGGATGCACTTCTTGGTAGCGTCGGACAGGCACCATCGATTATTTCTCACATTCGTGAGTCGGGTATGTCATTGGGTGCTGTTTCGGTGGGAATATCTGATCGTGTTCTTGCTCTCGCTAAAGCACATTTAATCAAACGTAACCTCGCCAACAACCAAATTTTTCATTTTAAAATGTCTGAACTGAGCACTCTCCTTGAAGCCTCACGCTCTTTGGTTGAACGTGCAGCATCTGGTGATGATGAGTTGAGAGGCAGTTTATCTTATCAAAGTAAAGTTTTTGCCTCTGAAGTGAGCGAGAAAATTTGTCGTGATTGCCAGCAAATCATGGGAGGTGGAGGTTACATGAGAGGTCAGGCTATCGAGCGCCTGACAAGGGACTCTCGAGCAGTCGCACTGATGGGACCTGTGAATGATCTCGCAAAAGAGATTACAGGAAGAGAGATGATGATATGA
- a CDS encoding helix-turn-helix transcriptional regulator has protein sequence MIGKRIKEARTQIGISQRQLAGEDMTRAYISLIEKGHAIPSEKTLRIIANRLDKPLSYFMGDEDEDSTEISEAMLERAIKKAKEGHIDSALNIANRIFSTTQSLPVTVDTYFFIIETKLNQGLYDEVLDYGEEALPEILALKDRHAIVRYYMLIGKAAFRTENFSLAKKSYEKAVKYSNQLKKLQDEKIQALTFLGTTSIRLGNIKEAIEYYIEAEKEVSLTGNRLFHGQILMGLGKAYLKTCEYENSLICAEKSIALLGDYEQEKVYALHNKAIVNYMLGNEEEAIDILKECLQIYKNSNQSLKQAFILEELTKISIEKENFHKAKQYCDEAIKLLEIEEDGILRGKLYREMGQILRYEGQLDQGYYFLRMSYDLLIRLKATNEAGESLRLLSGSVTAISDKQK, from the coding sequence ATGATTGGTAAAAGGATTAAAGAAGCACGCACTCAAATAGGTATTTCCCAGCGCCAACTTGCTGGCGAAGACATGACAAGAGCTTATATCAGTTTAATCGAAAAAGGACATGCAATACCATCAGAAAAAACATTACGAATAATTGCAAATCGACTTGATAAACCTTTATCTTATTTCATGGGTGACGAAGATGAAGATAGCACAGAAATCTCAGAAGCCATGCTAGAAAGAGCCATTAAAAAGGCCAAGGAAGGCCATATAGACTCAGCTCTTAACATTGCAAATAGAATCTTCTCCACCACCCAATCCCTTCCTGTAACAGTAGATACATATTTTTTTATTATTGAAACAAAGCTGAATCAAGGTCTTTATGATGAAGTATTAGATTATGGAGAAGAAGCGCTGCCTGAAATACTAGCATTAAAAGATCGACACGCTATTGTCCGCTATTACATGCTTATAGGAAAAGCTGCTTTCAGGACAGAAAATTTTTCTCTAGCAAAAAAGTCATATGAGAAGGCAGTAAAATATAGTAATCAACTCAAAAAACTACAAGATGAAAAAATACAGGCTTTAACATTTCTGGGCACTACTAGCATTCGATTAGGAAATATTAAAGAAGCGATAGAATACTATATTGAGGCTGAGAAAGAAGTATCACTTACGGGCAACCGGTTATTCCATGGCCAGATTCTTATGGGTCTCGGAAAAGCATACTTGAAGACATGTGAATACGAGAACTCATTGATATGTGCTGAAAAATCCATAGCATTACTAGGAGATTATGAGCAGGAAAAGGTTTATGCCCTTCATAATAAAGCGATTGTGAATTACATGCTTGGAAATGAGGAAGAAGCGATTGATATTCTAAAGGAATGTTTACAAATCTATAAGAATAGTAATCAGTCTTTAAAGCAAGCTTTTATATTAGAAGAACTTACTAAAATCAGCATCGAAAAAGAAAATTTTCATAAAGCTAAGCAGTATTGCGATGAAGCAATTAAACTTCTAGAAATAGAAGAAGACGGAATCCTAAGAGGGAAATTGTATCGGGAAATGGGACAAATTTTACGATATGAAGGGCAATTGGATCAGGGATATTACTTCTTAAGAATGAGCTATGACTTGCTTATTAGATTAAAAGCTACTAATGAAGCTGGAGAAAGCCTTCGCTTATTAAGTGGAAGTGTGACTGCAATATCAGACAAACAAAAATAA
- a CDS encoding ATP-grasp domain-containing protein yields MKKHIAFLESNLSGSGFEGLKVAKEMGYHVTFLTRDLQRYLDVPGGADYFNHYVDDIRYCETNTVEDVLHEIHKEIKEKTFSAFLTLGEYDVPIAAKVAKHLGLPTLDPTAATIARNKYLTRVYCEKADVPIPRFKAVRESADLQEIIGDIGFPCILKPVDETSSTDVVKCNDLEELISHFESIKNKAENTRGQSRSNKELLVEEYMVGYEVSIEVLTHHGKHVVIGVTDKFLSAGKHFVEVGHSFPSGLPEKIVKECEKVAVDSLDAIGFNMGASHIEVKVTKEGVKLIEINARPGGDKVPTLVELSMGYSIVKDVLKLYLNETPDLFDKQQVKKGAAIRFITAYPGVIQHLSGIEEVNMLTGIQQFVMSASVGTVVKPLDRNGHRLGHVLVVADSPYEASRIADTAIGQLSIETNTLSKEAAYANHV; encoded by the coding sequence ATGAAAAAACATATTGCGTTTTTAGAAAGTAATTTATCTGGATCAGGATTTGAAGGATTAAAAGTGGCGAAAGAAATGGGATATCACGTCACTTTCTTAACTCGGGATCTTCAACGATATCTTGATGTTCCTGGTGGGGCAGACTATTTTAATCATTATGTTGATGATATTCGTTATTGCGAAACCAACACTGTAGAAGATGTACTTCATGAAATTCATAAAGAGATCAAAGAAAAGACCTTCTCAGCTTTTTTAACATTAGGGGAGTATGATGTACCCATAGCGGCTAAAGTGGCCAAGCACTTAGGTCTTCCTACCCTTGATCCAACTGCAGCAACAATCGCTCGAAACAAGTATCTCACCCGAGTTTATTGCGAAAAAGCCGATGTGCCCATTCCCAGATTTAAAGCGGTGAGAGAGAGCGCTGATTTACAAGAAATCATAGGTGACATTGGCTTTCCATGTATCCTAAAACCCGTAGATGAAACAAGCAGCACTGATGTAGTAAAATGCAACGATTTAGAAGAGTTGATCAGTCACTTTGAGTCCATTAAAAACAAGGCTGAAAACACAAGAGGGCAAAGTCGATCAAACAAGGAATTGCTGGTAGAAGAATACATGGTTGGATATGAAGTCAGCATCGAGGTGTTAACTCATCACGGAAAACATGTGGTTATCGGCGTAACCGATAAATTTTTATCTGCTGGGAAGCACTTCGTTGAAGTAGGTCATTCATTCCCTTCTGGCTTACCCGAAAAGATTGTAAAAGAGTGTGAGAAAGTTGCTGTTGACTCACTTGATGCTATTGGTTTCAATATGGGGGCATCTCACATCGAAGTGAAAGTAACAAAAGAAGGAGTAAAATTAATAGAGATTAACGCTAGACCTGGAGGAGACAAAGTTCCTACACTTGTTGAACTGAGCATGGGATATTCGATCGTCAAAGACGTACTCAAACTATATTTGAATGAAACACCTGATCTATTTGATAAACAACAGGTGAAAAAAGGAGCCGCAATTCGATTTATTACTGCTTATCCAGGTGTTATCCAACATTTGTCCGGCATTGAAGAAGTGAACATGCTAACTGGAATTCAGCAGTTTGTTATGTCTGCCTCAGTTGGAACTGTCGTGAAACCACTTGATCGAAACGGTCATCGTTTGGGGCATGTGCTCGTCGTTGCCGATTCACCTTATGAAGCTTCACGAATCGCAGATACTGCAATCGGTCAACTCTCTATTGAAACCAATACTTTGTCGAAGGAAGCCGCTTATGCAAACCATGTCTAA
- a CDS encoding PrpF domain-containing protein, whose translation MLIYIAKAEGSVSSTVVIDGRNMDNDPAIILPVLSSIHSRLQEMKGYKTITKYAVIQPSSHPMYDLNYFFFQLIPGEPCRFEYTGSCGHSILASIQVAITWGWISSACPGLRVRVYVENIGNSLVCEVDQATRQGINCTAHFIETGDTRLGSFLLTGNPSDVLETEDGVVEVSLISAGNPYVFVDAKTLGCFNQFDLFQADEVLFQKLQRIRIAASKRLGWNPESVFPKIAAVSRFDEESLSVRAISVPKWHPTLALTGTACLGVASAIKDTVVYRMIEGMKTENGLVKIVTQGGTTCVSSITTGSSSEDRLLYNSISNKNVQLIEPINLAKGEIHPWKQPVLL comes from the coding sequence ATGTTGATATATATCGCAAAGGCAGAAGGCAGTGTCTCATCTACGGTGGTCATTGATGGTCGAAATATGGATAACGATCCAGCGATTATCCTTCCAGTATTAAGCTCTATTCACTCTAGGTTGCAGGAGATGAAAGGTTATAAAACTATTACGAAGTATGCGGTTATTCAGCCATCATCACACCCTATGTACGATTTGAACTATTTCTTCTTCCAACTTATACCAGGAGAGCCGTGCCGATTTGAATACACCGGCAGCTGCGGACACTCTATACTCGCTTCCATTCAAGTTGCGATTACATGGGGGTGGATTTCTAGTGCTTGTCCAGGACTTCGTGTCAGGGTTTATGTTGAAAACATCGGAAATAGTTTAGTTTGTGAAGTTGATCAAGCTACACGCCAGGGGATTAATTGTACGGCTCATTTTATTGAAACGGGGGACACCCGTCTTGGCAGTTTTCTGCTAACCGGTAATCCATCAGATGTCCTGGAGACAGAGGACGGGGTGGTAGAAGTCTCTCTAATTTCCGCTGGAAATCCTTATGTCTTTGTAGATGCTAAAACACTTGGGTGTTTCAATCAGTTCGATCTGTTTCAAGCTGATGAGGTACTATTTCAAAAACTTCAGCGAATTCGAATTGCGGCATCTAAAAGACTGGGTTGGAATCCAGAAAGTGTTTTCCCAAAAATTGCAGCTGTGTCGCGATTCGATGAGGAAAGCCTGTCAGTTCGCGCTATCTCTGTTCCAAAGTGGCACCCGACGCTAGCGTTGACTGGTACAGCTTGTCTCGGTGTGGCATCAGCCATTAAAGATACTGTCGTTTACCGAATGATAGAAGGCATGAAGACAGAAAACGGTTTGGTAAAAATCGTGACTCAAGGAGGTACTACTTGTGTATCTAGTATCACAACTGGTTCTTCTTCAGAAGACCGCCTCTTGTATAACAGCATCTCAAACAAAAACGTTCAATTGATTGAACCAATCAATCTAGCAAAAGGAGAGATTCATCCATGGAAACAGCCGGTATTGCTGTAA